From one Holophagales bacterium genomic stretch:
- a CDS encoding HDIG domain-containing protein produces MTAPTRQNAWALLTEFTASQALRRHALAVEASMRHLARASGATDEAEVERWGLVGLLHDFDYERYPTEADHVFRGMEILRERAWPEDLIKAIGGHAFYTGIPRETPMEKAILATDELTGFVGACALIRPSKRISEVPVESVLKRLKEKAFAQKVDREYVRRGAEEWGLPLPELVGLVLASQVPIAAALGLDGAPAADLPDVPCPPAPPAP; encoded by the coding sequence ATGACCGCTCCAACCCGCCAGAACGCCTGGGCCCTCCTGACGGAATTCACCGCTTCGCAGGCGCTTCGCCGCCACGCCCTCGCCGTGGAGGCCTCCATGCGCCACCTCGCCCGCGCGTCCGGCGCGACGGACGAGGCGGAGGTGGAGCGCTGGGGTCTCGTCGGCCTCCTCCACGACTTCGACTACGAGAGGTACCCCACCGAGGCGGACCACGTCTTCCGCGGCATGGAGATCCTCCGCGAGCGCGCCTGGCCGGAGGACCTGATCAAGGCCATCGGCGGCCACGCCTTCTACACGGGCATTCCGCGCGAGACGCCGATGGAGAAGGCGATCCTGGCGACCGACGAGCTGACGGGCTTCGTCGGGGCCTGCGCCCTGATCCGCCCGTCGAAGAGGATTTCGGAGGTTCCGGTCGAGTCGGTCCTGAAGAGACTGAAAGAAAAGGCCTTCGCCCAGAAGGTCGACCGCGAGTACGTGAGGCGGGGCGCGGAAGAGTGGGGCCTGCCCTTGCCGGAGCTCGTCGGCCTGGTCCTCGCTTCGCAGGTGCCGATCGCCGCTGCCCTCGGACTCGATGGCGCCCCGGCCGCCGACCTGCCCGACGTGCCCTGCCCGCCCGCACCGCCCGCACCCTGA